A single Octopus sinensis unplaced genomic scaffold, ASM634580v1 Contig18957, whole genome shotgun sequence DNA region contains:
- the LOC115231917 gene encoding uncharacterized protein LOC115231917, with amino-acid sequence MMEAVNGFFKIVGLEMNSEKSASNLESLSCCKTIDGINGYRYLGVLEDGGSNVLKNRVMDSIFENVKKRITMLSKTKLNSVNLFRAINEYALSLYNYYIGLINIEPSEFDDIDRQIRQLLTSLRLHLKPANKERLYLNRKALGRGLSSVTFKSELMLFQFLTSLENMSTICLRRAGILRVIKMNKWHLAMIAGFLSSKYAIIDKSITMESLKSSQIQYLQKKISSKALHSVLFKCVDEPNVDLPASSEWLSNGNNGPRSEALYCLLQDRNLFFASADSLCNHCKKSKKTVDHMATQCGKMLNSDYLRRHNEVVKCIHLNLCRMYGLKKARRLKGHSVQSTLSTGKVEIRVDSTILTETKVEYNKPDIFVHDKVRNEINLIEVGITSQDRLKQVEVEKCHKYDLLATNVSALKSLLDTVVNTLSSVFHPPTESRIFKQGFKRLREVIL; translated from the exons ATGATGGAAGCTGTCaacggattttttaaaattgttggttTGGAGATGAATTCAGAAAAATCAGCGTCTAATTTGGAATCATTATCATGTTGTAAGACTATTGACGGAATCAATGGATATCGGTATTTGGGTGTACTTGAAGATGGTGGAAGCAATGTTCTTAAGAATAGAGTTATGGACTCTATCTTTGAGAATGTTAAGAAGAGGATAACTATGCTATCGAAAACAAAACTCAACTCTGTGAATCTGTTTCGTgctataaatgaatatgcattgtcactatataattattatattgggctAATCAATATTGAACCTTCTGAATTTGATGATATTGACAGACAAATACGGCAATTGCTTACGTCGCTCAGATTACATCTCAAACCTGCAAATAAAGAGAGACTGTATTTAAATCGGAAGGCTCTTGGAAGAGGGCTTTCATCAGTTACTTTCAAAAGTGAACTAATGCTCTTCCAGTTCCTTACGAGTCTGGAAAATATGTCAACTATATGCTTACGGAGGGCGGGGATTCTGCgtgtaattaaaatgaataaatggcaTTTGGCTATGATCGCAGGATTTCTATCCTCCAAATATGCAATTATTGATAAGAGTATTACTATGGAGTCTCTAAAGTCCAGTCAGatacaatatttacaaaagaaaattagttcTAAAGCACTACATTCTGTGCTTTTCAAATGTGTGGATGAACCTAATGTTGATTTACCTGCATCCTCAGAATGGCTATCTAATGGAAATAATGGGCCACGAAGCGAAGCATTGTATTGTCTTTTGCAAGATCGAAACTTGTTCTTTGCATCCGCTGACTCATTATGCAATCATtgtaagaaaagcaagaaaactgTTGACCACATGGCTACTCAGTGTGGTAAAATGCTCAACAGTGATTATCTCCGGAGACACAACGAAGTTGTGAAGTGTATTCACCTTAACTTGTGCCGAATGTATGGACTCAAAAAAGCAAGACGATTGAAGGGACATTCTGTTCAGTCAACACTGTCGACGGGAAAAGTTGAAATCAGGGTTGATTCTACAATCCTCACCGAAACAAAAGTAGAATACAACAAGCCAGATATCTTTGTCCACGACAAAGTCAGAAACGAAATAAATCTAATTGAAGTGGGTATTACCTCACAGGATCGCCTCAAGCAAGTGGAGGTTGAAAAGTGTCACAAGTATGACCTATTGGCAA CAAATGTTTCTGCATTAAAGTCGCTTCTTGATACAGTCGTAAACACATTGAGCAGTGTGTTCCACCCTCCAACAGAAAGCAGGATTTTCAAACAAGGATTTAAACGTTTAAGAGAGGTGATTCTATGA